A single window of Thalassoroseus pseudoceratinae DNA harbors:
- a CDS encoding bifunctional serine/threonine-protein kinase/formylglycine-generating enzyme family protein, with protein sequence MSTDVSGLSPDGGIEEQFRYLLSLSTDSRNQVLQKIRQVNSQQFFELQQLLEADQAAEREGFLAPLETHIPIELGVDEEDQSVDGTRAEKSSFDSSGTQKKNNALQGVETVKATDHSHFYEDNDGEAEVADESDDEDEQKERIGDYQISRLLGKGAYGLVFEARKTGEADPVAIKVLRKKWCSQPKHVEQFLSEARQTQGIHQEGIVRILEVNSDNEQPFIVQELIDGWNLEEYVRRFEPDRTEIINLVIKLTRIVVHIHQCGIYHRDLKPANILVDKDGCPHIVDFGLAMRFRDGWKRRGEIAGTVAYMSPEQLRGESHLVTASSDIWSIGVILYELLAKTRPFLGEAWDVIFAEIEYREPRGLREIDPSIPTHVQWICLKCLTKEINRRYRSASDLLDDLQREHSSVGHASLDRVVKPSLRSFGAEDHEAFLELLPGIRDADGIPECLSYWTSRMTDTGPSAFRIGVLSGLSGSGKSSLIQAGLLPLLRRTQIRPVLIRATAERTEQDLRKALVDRFAFLRGLSLPDSFCKLRESDLLARDEKVLIIIDQFEQWLYAHSEDEGRELVHALRQCDGQQLQVVLCIRDGFIVSLKRLLLAVDAELDTTKNYAIIDLLSKKQAKVILERFGRGCEQIEFPPTPEQEQFLNSAVDMIAGTDNRVVCIQLVILATMMSDRPWVTSELQRIGGLHGIGVQFLEDQFASRLAPETQRIHLHAAIGVLSCLLPATETGIRGNAQSIDKLRQAAGYDGQSGLFDELVTILGDHLRLITPVDFCAEQDTQLESDSSQDSKEIRRSQAWYELTHDYLVPAVRDWVAKRKQVTRRGRAELRLIHRTNLWITGQESRQFPTWLEWLQIRLSVPRTDWTPQQKEMMTSASRYHYRRFALFGLFVFLSVFTTGAWLSHSRSVAAVEHLGSAEINEVPPLLEKVWKFDYWTNHQIETLLASPSKLSRRETLNYRLALLRSDPDQVDPLVDALLSGTHSEVTVISDALQPHADKIESKLWVMLQDATTPQAKRLRSAVALATWSPQDSRWAESQEAVVDSLMDVPLYDIGKWTKPFQPCRSALLPVLQRRFFSDQERVRVSSAVILCDLLTSDPALILELIKEAQLDQLSVLASAATRHGEGMTSLFKRELQSVELVPTSTTRLKFYCAEKSNVAAVWLRIDPTAPVWHLLSPSTNIDLRSHFIHRLGPVGVPIQSVLDRYLAVSDVSEKLSLALALGEYRDSGNARSKLIELVKQEFDANPDPGIHSAMQWLANVYGFADDLQVTSPKKTGRAWQVLESGHTMVRIEPQGNDFAGNPDDQREFEDQSETQRKVSLPEPFWIATTEVTEAQWYAFRSPSDENSETSQPNRPKTYVDQEDAMAYCLWLSKQANIPEDQYCYQETKSGRVRPYPDYLKRKGFRLPTEDEWEFACRAGTTTSRYFGELATLLPAYAWGRDNSNQALRKVGLLKPNQFGLFDMIGNVEEWCQNAYDPQHPRSTVGVIRGSNFLGHASSLHSMRRRPNLKSVSLGFAGFRIVCTSLKN encoded by the coding sequence CAGGTAAACAGCCAGCAGTTTTTTGAACTCCAGCAGTTGCTCGAAGCAGATCAGGCAGCCGAACGCGAGGGGTTTCTTGCACCTCTCGAGACGCATATTCCGATCGAGCTCGGTGTCGACGAAGAGGACCAATCCGTCGACGGTACGAGGGCGGAGAAGTCCTCGTTCGATTCGAGTGGTACACAGAAAAAGAACAATGCACTGCAGGGAGTGGAAACGGTCAAGGCGACAGATCATTCCCATTTCTACGAGGACAACGATGGCGAAGCTGAGGTCGCCGACGAATCGGATGATGAAGATGAGCAGAAAGAACGGATTGGGGATTATCAAATCAGTCGGTTGCTCGGGAAGGGGGCGTACGGGCTAGTATTTGAAGCCAGAAAAACCGGTGAAGCCGATCCGGTCGCGATTAAAGTGCTCCGAAAAAAATGGTGCAGCCAGCCGAAGCATGTCGAGCAGTTCCTTTCTGAAGCCAGGCAGACTCAGGGCATTCATCAGGAAGGGATTGTGAGAATTCTCGAAGTGAACTCGGACAACGAGCAACCCTTCATTGTCCAAGAACTGATCGATGGATGGAATCTCGAGGAGTACGTTCGACGATTCGAACCTGACCGCACTGAGATCATCAACCTCGTTATTAAACTCACGCGGATCGTCGTCCATATTCATCAGTGCGGGATATATCACCGAGACCTCAAACCGGCCAATATTCTCGTCGACAAGGATGGGTGTCCCCACATCGTCGATTTTGGATTGGCGATGCGGTTCCGTGACGGTTGGAAGCGGAGGGGGGAAATCGCCGGCACGGTGGCGTACATGTCCCCCGAACAACTTCGAGGCGAATCCCATTTAGTGACTGCCAGTAGCGATATTTGGAGCATTGGCGTCATTCTCTACGAACTGCTTGCTAAGACGCGGCCGTTTCTCGGTGAAGCTTGGGATGTGATTTTTGCAGAGATCGAATATCGGGAGCCCCGCGGTCTCAGGGAAATTGACCCGTCCATACCGACACATGTGCAATGGATTTGCCTGAAATGCTTGACCAAAGAAATCAATCGCCGGTACCGATCAGCAAGCGATTTGCTGGATGATCTCCAACGAGAGCATTCGAGCGTTGGCCATGCGTCTCTTGATCGCGTTGTTAAACCCAGCTTGAGGTCATTTGGAGCCGAAGACCACGAGGCCTTTTTAGAGTTACTTCCAGGAATCCGCGACGCCGACGGAATCCCAGAGTGTCTTTCTTATTGGACATCTCGGATGACAGATACAGGGCCATCCGCCTTCCGGATCGGTGTGCTCAGCGGGCTCAGTGGCAGCGGGAAATCGTCCCTGATTCAAGCTGGTCTTCTGCCTTTGCTCCGTAGAACTCAAATTCGTCCCGTGCTCATCAGAGCGACCGCTGAGCGGACCGAGCAAGACCTCCGAAAAGCACTAGTCGATCGATTTGCATTTCTGAGAGGCCTATCTCTTCCGGATAGCTTTTGCAAGTTGCGGGAATCCGACCTACTTGCTCGCGATGAAAAAGTGCTCATTATTATCGATCAATTCGAGCAATGGCTTTATGCCCACTCGGAGGACGAGGGACGAGAACTCGTTCACGCACTTCGGCAATGTGATGGACAACAACTCCAAGTTGTTCTTTGCATTCGAGATGGGTTTATCGTATCGCTCAAACGATTGCTTTTGGCGGTGGATGCCGAGTTAGACACCACCAAAAACTACGCCATCATCGACCTGCTCAGCAAAAAGCAGGCAAAAGTCATTCTTGAACGATTTGGTCGGGGCTGCGAGCAGATTGAATTTCCGCCCACACCGGAGCAAGAACAATTTCTGAATTCCGCTGTCGATATGATAGCCGGAACTGACAATCGTGTTGTTTGCATTCAGCTGGTGATACTCGCCACGATGATGTCTGACCGCCCTTGGGTGACCAGCGAGTTGCAACGAATCGGCGGGTTGCATGGAATCGGCGTACAGTTTCTAGAGGACCAGTTTGCATCACGGTTGGCACCGGAAACGCAGCGGATTCATCTGCACGCCGCGATTGGCGTACTGAGTTGCCTCCTACCTGCGACCGAAACTGGCATTCGAGGAAACGCCCAATCAATTGATAAATTGAGACAGGCTGCCGGGTACGATGGTCAATCCGGTCTGTTTGATGAACTGGTCACTATTCTTGGAGATCATCTCCGTCTTATCACACCCGTCGATTTTTGTGCAGAACAGGATACTCAGCTCGAGTCCGATTCATCACAGGATTCGAAAGAAATCCGTCGTTCCCAGGCGTGGTACGAACTAACCCATGACTATCTCGTCCCTGCAGTCAGAGATTGGGTCGCCAAGAGGAAACAAGTGACTCGTCGCGGTCGTGCGGAACTTCGGCTCATCCATCGAACCAATCTTTGGATCACCGGGCAAGAGTCCCGGCAATTTCCAACCTGGCTAGAATGGCTCCAAATACGCCTTTCGGTTCCACGCACTGACTGGACGCCTCAGCAGAAGGAGATGATGACGTCCGCGTCTCGCTACCATTATCGACGGTTCGCGTTGTTCGGGCTTTTCGTCTTCTTGTCGGTCTTCACAACCGGGGCCTGGCTCAGCCATTCCCGCTCGGTTGCCGCCGTCGAGCATCTCGGCTCGGCTGAGATCAACGAAGTCCCTCCCTTGCTCGAGAAGGTTTGGAAATTTGATTATTGGACCAACCATCAAATCGAAACACTGTTGGCCTCGCCTTCAAAACTTTCCAGACGAGAAACCCTTAACTATCGGCTTGCACTCCTCAGATCTGATCCGGATCAGGTTGATCCATTAGTCGACGCTTTGCTTTCTGGCACGCATTCTGAGGTCACTGTCATTTCCGATGCCCTTCAACCTCACGCTGATAAAATTGAAAGCAAACTCTGGGTGATGTTGCAGGACGCAACCACGCCTCAGGCAAAACGTCTACGATCGGCGGTGGCTTTAGCGACATGGTCGCCGCAAGATTCTCGCTGGGCGGAAAGTCAGGAAGCGGTCGTCGATAGTCTGATGGACGTACCTCTCTATGACATCGGAAAGTGGACCAAGCCGTTCCAACCTTGTCGGTCAGCGCTCCTTCCGGTGCTCCAGCGGCGTTTTTTTTCCGATCAAGAACGTGTTAGGGTCTCATCGGCAGTCATCCTATGCGATCTTCTCACCAGCGATCCGGCCTTGATATTGGAACTCATCAAAGAGGCTCAACTTGATCAACTGAGTGTCCTCGCATCCGCAGCGACGAGACACGGCGAGGGTATGACCAGCCTGTTTAAAAGGGAGTTGCAGTCGGTCGAACTCGTGCCAACGTCGACTACCCGACTGAAGTTTTATTGTGCTGAAAAATCCAATGTCGCGGCAGTTTGGTTGCGAATCGATCCGACGGCCCCTGTTTGGCATCTGTTGTCTCCCTCAACAAACATCGACTTGCGTAGCCATTTCATCCATCGTTTGGGACCAGTCGGCGTTCCTATTCAGTCAGTTCTCGATCGTTACCTTGCGGTCTCGGATGTTTCGGAGAAATTGTCCCTCGCGTTAGCTCTCGGGGAGTATCGAGACTCTGGCAATGCGAGATCCAAATTGATTGAACTTGTCAAACAGGAATTTGACGCGAACCCAGATCCTGGTATCCACTCCGCCATGCAGTGGTTGGCAAACGTGTACGGTTTCGCCGACGATCTTCAGGTCACATCACCCAAGAAAACTGGGAGAGCTTGGCAGGTTCTGGAGAGCGGACACACGATGGTTCGAATCGAGCCGCAGGGAAACGATTTCGCGGGAAACCCTGATGACCAGCGTGAATTCGAAGATCAGAGTGAGACTCAAAGGAAGGTTTCACTACCCGAGCCGTTTTGGATCGCAACTACCGAAGTGACCGAAGCCCAATGGTACGCATTTCGTTCCCCGTCTGATGAGAACTCAGAAACTTCCCAGCCGAACAGGCCCAAGACTTACGTCGATCAAGAGGATGCGATGGCCTACTGTCTTTGGCTCTCGAAACAAGCAAACATTCCTGAAGATCAGTACTGTTACCAGGAAACGAAATCGGGGCGAGTGAGACCATATCCAGACTACCTCAAACGAAAAGGCTTTCGGCTGCCCACTGAGGATGAGTGGGAATTTGCTTGTCGGGCTGGTACGACCACAAGTCGTTACTTTGGCGAACTAGCCACGCTATTGCCTGCCTATGCTTGGGGAAGAGATAATTCCAACCAAGCACTCCGAAAGGTCGGGTTGCTGAAACCAAATCAGTTTGGATTGTTCGATATGATTGGCAACGTCGAAGAGTGGTGCCAAAATGCGTATGACCCTCAGCACCCTCGAAGTACAGTCGGTGTCATTCGCGGAAGCAATTTCCTCGGCCACGCTTCTTCACTACATTCGATGCGCAGACGACCCAATCTCAAGTCTGTCAGCCTCGGTTTCGCGGGTTTTCGAATCGTATGTACAAGCCTGAAGAATTGA